From the Solanum pennellii chromosome 4, SPENNV200 genome, one window contains:
- the LOC107018111 gene encoding two-component response regulator ARR14 isoform X1, translating to MVSMSGDVATCKSEATVVTDHFPVGLRVLVVDDDVVCLRIIEQMLRRCKYSVTTCTQAMVALNLLREKRGTFDIVLSDVHMPDMDGFKLLELVGLEMDLPVIMMSGDGRTNLVMRGVQHGACDYLIKPIRDEELKNIWQHVVRKRYNSSKEPECSGSLDDNDRYRRGSDDAECASSVIEGADGVLKPQKKKREAKEDDTEMENDDPSTTKKPRVVWSVELHQQFVSAVNQLGIDKAVPKRILELMNVPGLTRENVASHLQENQKFRLYLKRLSGVVQQQGGLPSTFCGPIEQNSELGSLGRFDIQALAASGQIPPETLTALHAELLGRSTSNLVLPAVEQQNLVQVSLQQAKCIPVDQVMAYGQPLLKCPASISNSKHLSQAILSAEDVHSGFGSQRAKNICMVPSSNPIAPNSNMLMAMMQQQQWQKQQKIELQHRQPGPPEVNRSINVQPSCLVLPSQLPGNFQVGDSPASISRAGSLSKSSVIDYGVLSPQSNNSSGVVQVLDRELKPECGLNRLPSGGSLSRSCSINADNSVGLQLHNSSSAFGSSKQLPGLIPSHLGSPVPYCINSSQVLDQGRMRNPGVSKGASIPSRFAVDESDSPMCNFSTAKIYLEETKVKQEPNMNVMENAKVGPAIFQKFQPGDLMSVFSD from the exons ATGGTAAGTATGAGTGGCGACGTTGCCACGTGTAAGTCGGAAGCTACGGTTGTCACTGATCACTTTCCAGTAGGGTTAAGAGTCCTTGTAGTTGATGACGACGTTGTTTGCCTCCGAATTATTGAGCAAATGCTTCGCAGATGCAAGTATTCAG TTACTACTTGCACGCAAGCTATGGTGGCATTAAATCTATTACGTGAAAAAAGGGGGACTTTTGATATTGTACTGAGTGATGTTCATATGCCTGATATGGATGGTTTTAAACTTCTTGAGCTTGTTGGGTTGGAAATGGACCTTCCAGTAATAA TGATGTCAGGTGATGGAAGAACCAACCTCGTCATGAGGGGAGTTCAACATGGGGCTTGTGATTATTTGATTAAGCCTATACGGGACGAGGAGCTAAAGAATATCTGGCAGCATGTTGTTAGGAAAAGATATAACTCCAGTAAAGAGCCTGAATGCTCTGGTAGCTTGGATGATAATGATCGGTATAGGCGAGGAAGTGATGATGCTGAATGTGCTTCTTCTGTAATTGAAGGCGCAGATGGAGTGCTAAAACCACAGAAAAAGAAACGAGAAGCCAAAGAAGACGACACtgaaatggaaaatgatgaCCCAAGTACTACAAAAAAGCCACGTGTGGTCTGGTCAGTGGAGCTTCATCAGCAATTTGTTAGTGCAGTCAACCAACTTGGCATTGATA AGGCTGTACCTAAGAGAATCCTTGAACTGATGAATGTTCCTGGTTTGACAAGAGAAAATGTGGCAAGCCATCTGCAG GAAAATCAG AAATTTAGGCTATACTTGAAGAGGTTAAGTGGAGTAGTTCAACAGCAGGGTGGCCTCCCCAGTACCTTCTGTGGGCCAATAGAGCAGAATTCAGAACTTGGTTCACTAGGAAGATTTGACATTCAAGCACTGGCAGCCTCTGGGCAAATTCCTCCTGAAACTTTGACAGCTCTTCATGCCGAACTTTTAGGTAGATCGACAAGTAACTTGGTTTTACCAGCAGTAGAGCAACAGAATCTCGTACAAGTTTCCCTGCAGCAAGCAAAGTGCATACCTGTTGACCAAGTTATGGCTTATGGTCAGCCTCTGTTGAAATGCCCTGCCAGCATTTCTAATTCTAAACATCTTTCTCAAGCTATCTTGTCTGCTGAAGATGTTCATTCCGGATTTGGATCGCAGCGagcaaaaaatatatgtatggtCCCTAGCAGCAATCCCATTGCTCCGAACAGCAACATGTTAATGGCAATGATGCAACAGCAGCAATGGCAAAAGCAGCAGAAGATTGAACTGCAACATAGACAGCCTGGACCTCCTGAGGTCAACCGTTCAATTAATGTGCAACCTTCTTGCCTTGTATTGCCCTCTCAGTTACCAGGTAATTTCCAAGTGGGAGATAGTCCTGCTTCCATCAGCCGCGCCGGCAGTCTGAGTAAATCTTCGGTTATTGATTATGGAGTTCTGTCGCCACAATCAAATAATTCATCAGGTGTGGTTCAAGTGTTAGACAGAGAACTCAAACCAGAATGTGGCTTAAACAGGCTCCCCAGCGGAGGTTCTCTCTCTCGGTCATGCTCGATAAATGCTGACAATAGTGTTGGTCTGCAGCTTCATAACTCGAGCTCAGCATTTGGTTCTTCTAAACAGCTACCAGGCCTTATCCCAAGCCATTTGGGCTCACCGGTTCCATATTGTATTAACTCAAGCCAGGTTCTTGATCAAGGACGTATGAGAAATCCTGGGGTTAGTAAAGGTGCCTCCATTCCCAGCCGTTTTGCAGTAGATGAGTCTGATTCGCCAATGTGCAACTTCAGTACTGCAAAAATCTATCTTGAGGAAACTAAAGTTAAGCAGGAGCCTAACATGAATGTCATGGAAAATGCTAAAGTTGGTCCAgcgatttttcaaaaatttcaaccgGGTGATCTTATGAGTGTCTTCAGTGACTAG
- the LOC107018111 gene encoding two-component response regulator ARR14 isoform X2, which yields MVSMSGDVATCKSEATVVTDHFPVGLRVLVVDDDVVCLRIIEQMLRRCKYSVTTCTQAMVALNLLREKRGTFDIVLSDVHMPDMDGFKLLELVGLEMDLPVIMMSGDGRTNLVMRGVQHGACDYLIKPIRDEELKNIWQHVVRKRYNSSKEPECSGSLDDNDRYRRGSDDAECASSVIEGADGVLKPQKKKREAKEDDTEMENDDPSTTKKPRVVWSVELHQQFVSAVNQLGIDKAVPKRILELMNVPGLTRENVASHLQKFRLYLKRLSGVVQQQGGLPSTFCGPIEQNSELGSLGRFDIQALAASGQIPPETLTALHAELLGRSTSNLVLPAVEQQNLVQVSLQQAKCIPVDQVMAYGQPLLKCPASISNSKHLSQAILSAEDVHSGFGSQRAKNICMVPSSNPIAPNSNMLMAMMQQQQWQKQQKIELQHRQPGPPEVNRSINVQPSCLVLPSQLPGNFQVGDSPASISRAGSLSKSSVIDYGVLSPQSNNSSGVVQVLDRELKPECGLNRLPSGGSLSRSCSINADNSVGLQLHNSSSAFGSSKQLPGLIPSHLGSPVPYCINSSQVLDQGRMRNPGVSKGASIPSRFAVDESDSPMCNFSTAKIYLEETKVKQEPNMNVMENAKVGPAIFQKFQPGDLMSVFSD from the exons ATGGTAAGTATGAGTGGCGACGTTGCCACGTGTAAGTCGGAAGCTACGGTTGTCACTGATCACTTTCCAGTAGGGTTAAGAGTCCTTGTAGTTGATGACGACGTTGTTTGCCTCCGAATTATTGAGCAAATGCTTCGCAGATGCAAGTATTCAG TTACTACTTGCACGCAAGCTATGGTGGCATTAAATCTATTACGTGAAAAAAGGGGGACTTTTGATATTGTACTGAGTGATGTTCATATGCCTGATATGGATGGTTTTAAACTTCTTGAGCTTGTTGGGTTGGAAATGGACCTTCCAGTAATAA TGATGTCAGGTGATGGAAGAACCAACCTCGTCATGAGGGGAGTTCAACATGGGGCTTGTGATTATTTGATTAAGCCTATACGGGACGAGGAGCTAAAGAATATCTGGCAGCATGTTGTTAGGAAAAGATATAACTCCAGTAAAGAGCCTGAATGCTCTGGTAGCTTGGATGATAATGATCGGTATAGGCGAGGAAGTGATGATGCTGAATGTGCTTCTTCTGTAATTGAAGGCGCAGATGGAGTGCTAAAACCACAGAAAAAGAAACGAGAAGCCAAAGAAGACGACACtgaaatggaaaatgatgaCCCAAGTACTACAAAAAAGCCACGTGTGGTCTGGTCAGTGGAGCTTCATCAGCAATTTGTTAGTGCAGTCAACCAACTTGGCATTGATA AGGCTGTACCTAAGAGAATCCTTGAACTGATGAATGTTCCTGGTTTGACAAGAGAAAATGTGGCAAGCCATCTGCAG AAATTTAGGCTATACTTGAAGAGGTTAAGTGGAGTAGTTCAACAGCAGGGTGGCCTCCCCAGTACCTTCTGTGGGCCAATAGAGCAGAATTCAGAACTTGGTTCACTAGGAAGATTTGACATTCAAGCACTGGCAGCCTCTGGGCAAATTCCTCCTGAAACTTTGACAGCTCTTCATGCCGAACTTTTAGGTAGATCGACAAGTAACTTGGTTTTACCAGCAGTAGAGCAACAGAATCTCGTACAAGTTTCCCTGCAGCAAGCAAAGTGCATACCTGTTGACCAAGTTATGGCTTATGGTCAGCCTCTGTTGAAATGCCCTGCCAGCATTTCTAATTCTAAACATCTTTCTCAAGCTATCTTGTCTGCTGAAGATGTTCATTCCGGATTTGGATCGCAGCGagcaaaaaatatatgtatggtCCCTAGCAGCAATCCCATTGCTCCGAACAGCAACATGTTAATGGCAATGATGCAACAGCAGCAATGGCAAAAGCAGCAGAAGATTGAACTGCAACATAGACAGCCTGGACCTCCTGAGGTCAACCGTTCAATTAATGTGCAACCTTCTTGCCTTGTATTGCCCTCTCAGTTACCAGGTAATTTCCAAGTGGGAGATAGTCCTGCTTCCATCAGCCGCGCCGGCAGTCTGAGTAAATCTTCGGTTATTGATTATGGAGTTCTGTCGCCACAATCAAATAATTCATCAGGTGTGGTTCAAGTGTTAGACAGAGAACTCAAACCAGAATGTGGCTTAAACAGGCTCCCCAGCGGAGGTTCTCTCTCTCGGTCATGCTCGATAAATGCTGACAATAGTGTTGGTCTGCAGCTTCATAACTCGAGCTCAGCATTTGGTTCTTCTAAACAGCTACCAGGCCTTATCCCAAGCCATTTGGGCTCACCGGTTCCATATTGTATTAACTCAAGCCAGGTTCTTGATCAAGGACGTATGAGAAATCCTGGGGTTAGTAAAGGTGCCTCCATTCCCAGCCGTTTTGCAGTAGATGAGTCTGATTCGCCAATGTGCAACTTCAGTACTGCAAAAATCTATCTTGAGGAAACTAAAGTTAAGCAGGAGCCTAACATGAATGTCATGGAAAATGCTAAAGTTGGTCCAgcgatttttcaaaaatttcaaccgGGTGATCTTATGAGTGTCTTCAGTGACTAG
- the LOC107017490 gene encoding uncharacterized protein LOC107017490: protein MLDWGPVLVSVILFILLSPGLLFQLPGHRHCVEFGNFHTSGASIMIHTLLYFALVCVFFLAVKVHLYLG from the coding sequence ATGTTGGATTGGGGTCCAGTTTTGGTCTCAGTTATATTGTTCATCCTGTTATCTCCAGGATTGTTGTTTCAACTTCCAGGGCATAGGCATTGTGTTGAATTTGGGAATTTTCATACAAGTGGAGCTTCAATTATGATTCATACTTTGCTCTATTTTGCTCTTGTTTGTGTCTTCTTTTTGGCTGTTAAGGTTCATCTCTACCTTGGTTAA
- the LOC107015840 gene encoding vacuolar iron transporter 1, producing MAGESEQSLLDQHKEKHFTAGEIVRDIIIGVSDGLTVPFALAAGLSGANASSSIILTAGIAEVAAGAISMGLGGYLAAKSEADHYMRELKREEEEIISVPDTEAAEIAEILSEYGIQPHEYSPVVNALRKNPQAWLDFMMKFELGLEKPDPRRALQSAFTIAIAYILGGFVPLVPYMLIPIARQAVVASVVVTILALLIFGFAKGYFTGNRPFRSAFETALIGAVASAAAFGLAKAVQG from the exons ATGGCTGGTGAATCGGAGCAATCGTTATTGGATCAACACAAGGAAAAGCATTTCACCGCCGGCGAGATTGTCCGGGATATAATAATCGGAGTTTCAGATGGACTAACGGTGCCGTTTGCATTGGCGGCGGGTTTATCAGGGGCAAATGCGTCATCTTCCATTATACTTACCGCTGGAATTGCTGAAGTTGCTGCTGGTGCTATTTCCATGGGACTTGGAGg TTATTTGGCTGCAAAGAGTGAGGCTGATCACTATATGAGAGAGCTGAAAAGAGAGGAAGAAGAGATCATCTCTGTACCAGATACAG AAGCAGCGGAGATTGCAGAAATTTTGTCAGAGTATGGGATTCAGCCCCATGAATATTCACCGGTGGTGAATGCTTTGAGGAAGAACCCACAGGCATGGCTCGACTTTATGATGAA ATTTGAACTTGGTTTAGAGAAGCCGGATCCAAGGAGAGCGCTGCAGAGTGCATTTACCATCGCGATTGCTTACATCTTGGGAGGATTTGTTCCTCTGGTTCCATACATGCTCATTCCTATTGCAAGACAGGCTGTCGTCGCCTCTGTTGTGGTAACTATACTAGCCTTGCTAATCTTCGGCTTCGCTAAAGGCTACTTCACTGGCAACAGGCCATTTAGGAGTGCTTTCGAAACCGCACTTATTGGAGCAGTTGCATCTGCTGCTGCTTTTGGCTTGGCCAAGGCTGTTCAAGGCTAG